The following proteins are encoded in a genomic region of Sphingopyxis sp. YF1:
- a CDS encoding ROK family protein encodes MSSSAPFAAIEAGGTKFICALSAADGRILEQAHFPTRTPAETFSDMRRFFARAVDRHGTPAGAGLAAFGPVELDPAAAAYGRIGGTPKAGWSDADILGAVKDATGAPVAIDTDVNAAALGEGLHGAARNVANFAYVTIGTGIGVGVMLDGAVRRIFPHAEMGHMRVSRAPGDAFAGNCPFHGDCLEGLAAGPAMLARWQHPAETLDAGHPGWSVASHYIAALCTNLAYMLRVERVILGGGVMSPPFLLDRVRADFARMMAGYATGAAAADPHAFLVAPQLTDPPPALVGAIELARHAAKKGAT; translated from the coding sequence ATGTCCAGTTCCGCACCATTCGCCGCGATCGAGGCCGGCGGCACCAAATTCATCTGCGCTCTCAGCGCAGCGGACGGGCGCATATTGGAACAGGCGCATTTCCCGACCCGCACGCCGGCGGAGACATTTAGCGACATGAGGCGGTTCTTTGCGCGCGCGGTCGACCGCCACGGCACGCCGGCGGGCGCGGGACTGGCCGCATTCGGCCCCGTCGAACTGGACCCTGCGGCCGCGGCATATGGGCGGATCGGCGGGACCCCGAAAGCGGGCTGGTCGGACGCGGACATCCTCGGCGCCGTGAAAGACGCCACCGGCGCGCCGGTGGCGATCGACACCGACGTGAACGCCGCGGCGCTGGGCGAAGGCCTGCATGGCGCAGCCCGGAACGTCGCGAATTTCGCTTATGTCACGATCGGTACGGGCATCGGCGTCGGCGTCATGCTCGACGGCGCGGTGCGTCGCATATTCCCGCATGCCGAGATGGGACATATGCGCGTATCGCGGGCGCCGGGGGATGCCTTCGCGGGCAACTGCCCCTTCCATGGCGATTGCCTCGAAGGACTCGCCGCCGGTCCGGCGATGCTGGCGCGGTGGCAACACCCCGCCGAAACGCTGGACGCCGGTCACCCGGGCTGGAGCGTCGCAAGCCACTATATCGCCGCGCTGTGCACAAACCTGGCCTATATGCTGCGGGTCGAGCGTGTCATCCTCGGCGGCGGCGTGATGAGTCCTCCCTTTCTGCTCGACCGCGTCCGCGCCGATTTCGCCCGGATGATGGCGGGGTATGCGACGGGGGCGGCGGCCGCCGACCCGCACGCCTTCCTCGTCGCGCCGCAACTGACCGACCCGCCGCCCGCGCTGGTCGGCGCAATCGAGCTGGCCCGGCACGCCGCGAAAAAGGGAGCGACATGA
- a CDS encoding mannitol dehydrogenase family protein — MSSPRPLASTAATGWHELNVSQPRYDRRGLTPGIVHIGLGNFHRAHMAVYLDDLFARGEDHDWAILGAGVRPADAAMRDALKAQDCLSTVIELDPDGKRARRVGAMTDFIAVTPSNAPLIAAMSRPEIRIVSLTVTEGGYFIDPATGRFDPGDPAMIADAAAPDRPTTAFGAIVAALGRRRAAGVAPFTILSCDNLPGNGDAARAATIGLARLSDPGLADWIAAHATFPNGMVDRIAPATGPHERAMAARFSLADDPVPVTCEPFRQWVLEDRFAAGRPALDKVGVTFTDEVHAFETMKIRILNGGHAILAYPAALLGIDQVHEAMGNGLVAAFLDKVTNDEILPVVPPVPGQDLAAYKRQVAGRFANPEIADTTRRLCFDGSNRQPKFIIPSIRDNLARGAVPRGLVLASALWCRYCHGTDARGAPIAPNDPAWDELTAAARAAQGDPALWIGMRSIYGDLAGHHEFAAAFAEALSLIWSEGIDAALARYIES, encoded by the coding sequence ATGTCGTCGCCCAGACCTTTGGCGTCGACGGCGGCAACTGGATGGCATGAGTTGAACGTTTCCCAGCCCCGCTACGATCGTCGAGGTCTGACGCCCGGGATCGTCCATATCGGCCTCGGAAATTTTCACCGCGCGCATATGGCGGTGTATCTGGACGACCTGTTCGCGCGCGGAGAGGATCACGACTGGGCGATCCTCGGGGCGGGCGTGCGCCCGGCCGACGCCGCGATGCGCGACGCGCTGAAAGCGCAGGATTGCCTGTCGACGGTGATCGAGCTCGACCCCGACGGCAAGCGCGCCCGGCGCGTCGGTGCGATGACCGACTTCATCGCCGTCACGCCATCGAACGCCCCGCTGATCGCGGCGATGAGCCGGCCGGAAATCCGCATCGTCTCGCTGACGGTGACCGAAGGCGGCTATTTCATCGATCCCGCGACCGGCCGCTTCGATCCCGGCGACCCCGCCATGATCGCGGACGCCGCCGCACCCGATCGCCCCACCACCGCGTTCGGCGCAATCGTCGCAGCGCTGGGACGACGCCGCGCCGCTGGCGTCGCCCCCTTCACCATATTGTCGTGCGACAACCTGCCCGGCAACGGCGACGCCGCACGGGCCGCGACCATCGGCCTCGCGCGCCTGTCCGACCCCGGGCTCGCCGACTGGATCGCCGCCCATGCGACCTTTCCGAACGGCATGGTCGACCGGATTGCCCCCGCCACCGGTCCGCACGAACGCGCGATGGCAGCGCGCTTCAGCCTTGCCGACGACCCGGTGCCGGTGACCTGCGAGCCCTTTCGCCAGTGGGTGCTGGAGGACCGATTTGCCGCGGGGCGCCCCGCGCTCGACAAAGTCGGCGTGACCTTCACCGATGAGGTGCACGCCTTCGAAACGATGAAAATCCGCATCCTCAACGGCGGGCATGCCATCCTCGCCTATCCGGCGGCACTGCTCGGGATCGACCAGGTGCATGAAGCGATGGGCAATGGCCTTGTCGCAGCCTTCCTCGACAAGGTGACGAACGACGAGATCCTGCCCGTCGTCCCGCCGGTACCGGGCCAAGACCTTGCGGCCTACAAGCGGCAGGTCGCCGGACGCTTCGCCAACCCCGAGATCGCCGACACCACGCGCCGCCTGTGCTTCGACGGCTCGAACCGCCAGCCCAAATTCATCATTCCGTCGATCCGCGACAATCTGGCGCGCGGCGCGGTGCCCCGAGGGCTAGTCCTCGCGAGCGCCCTGTGGTGCCGTTATTGCCATGGCACCGACGCGCGGGGTGCGCCGATCGCGCCGAACGACCCCGCCTGGGACGAACTGACGGCCGCCGCGCGCGCCGCGCAGGGCGATCCCGCGCTATGGATCGGCATGCGATCGATCTATGGGGATCTGGCGGGGCATCATGAATTTGCAGCAGCCTTCGCGGAAGCGCTGTCGCTGATCTGGAGTGAGGGAATCGACGCAGCGCTGGCGCGCTACATCGAAAGCTGA
- a CDS encoding L-iditol 2-dehydrogenase, translated as MRLEGKTALITGAARGIGLEFARAYIAEGAAVALADIDGAGVRAAAAALGPHAMAVEMDVTRQGSIDDGFAEAIAKLGKIDILINNAALFTAAPIADIARADYDRAFAVNVAGSLFCLQAAARHMIARGAGGKIINMASQAGRRGEPLVAVYCATKAAVISMTQSAGLDLIRHGINVNAIAPGVVDGEHWDGVDAHFARLEGRPAGEKKHLVGTSVPIGRTARAADLTGMAIFLATAEADYVVAQTFGVDGGNWMA; from the coding sequence ATGCGACTTGAGGGGAAAACCGCGCTGATCACGGGCGCGGCGCGCGGCATCGGGCTGGAATTCGCGCGCGCCTACATCGCCGAGGGCGCCGCGGTGGCGCTCGCGGACATCGACGGCGCAGGGGTCCGCGCGGCGGCCGCAGCGCTCGGCCCGCACGCGATGGCGGTCGAGATGGACGTCACCCGGCAGGGCTCGATCGACGACGGCTTTGCCGAAGCGATCGCGAAGCTGGGCAAGATCGACATTTTGATCAACAATGCCGCGCTGTTCACCGCCGCGCCGATCGCCGACATCGCCCGCGCGGATTACGACCGCGCCTTTGCGGTGAATGTCGCAGGCAGCCTCTTTTGTCTGCAGGCGGCGGCGCGGCACATGATTGCGCGCGGCGCAGGCGGCAAGATCATCAACATGGCCAGTCAGGCCGGACGCCGCGGCGAGCCGCTGGTCGCGGTCTATTGTGCGACCAAGGCGGCGGTGATCAGCATGACCCAGTCCGCCGGGCTGGACCTGATCCGCCATGGCATCAACGTGAACGCGATCGCCCCCGGCGTCGTCGACGGCGAGCATTGGGACGGCGTCGATGCCCATTTCGCCAGGCTGGAAGGCCGCCCCGCCGGCGAGAAGAAGCATCTGGTCGGCACATCGGTGCCGATCGGCCGCACGGCCCGGGCCGCCGACCTGACGGGCATGGCGATCTTTCTCGCCACCGCCGAGGCGGACTATGTCGTCGCCCAGACCTTTGGCGTCGACGGCGGCAACTGGATGGCATGA
- a CDS encoding FAD-dependent oxidoreductase produces MSVKSEENMSIREPGRDVPVAGCYDVVVCGGGPAGLIAAVAAARNGAKTLLIERYGFVGGMSTSALVTPISEFRHFGKQHIGGIPFELLRKAAELGGADVSLESGNYPVNDEILKLAAQRLLLESGVTLLYHSWFSDCVTEGDRVTHVIVQNKAGRVAYGAKVFVDCTGDADLVRAAGFPTTKGDVLQPATLWFQLGGVDTDALDYLFRDAVDGMLPVSDTIRGRLLELNAEGDIPIFGGPWINKFFRDGMVSINLLREATDASDPEWFTRTECSLRENLQLIIEILRREFPEFRDCWLAKSGIQTGVRESYHIVGLYELQKDDILTPKAFPDTIAKGAHVIDIHASDSNEQNDLVIPRQEYNVPFRCLVPQGSVNLVTAGRCLSADGPGFGSVRVMATCMAMGQGAGTAAALASRHGYSMSAMDFTHLRETLIAQGAVVDFDNVVNPGAPIELTTYPAVKAADCVA; encoded by the coding sequence GTGTCGGTGAAATCTGAAGAGAATATGTCGATCCGGGAACCCGGCAGGGACGTACCCGTCGCCGGCTGCTACGACGTCGTCGTGTGCGGCGGAGGCCCCGCGGGCCTCATCGCGGCCGTGGCCGCGGCGCGCAACGGCGCGAAGACCCTGCTGATCGAACGCTACGGCTTTGTCGGCGGCATGTCGACGAGCGCGCTGGTGACGCCGATCAGCGAATTCCGCCACTTCGGCAAGCAGCACATCGGCGGCATTCCGTTCGAGCTTCTTCGCAAGGCGGCCGAACTCGGCGGCGCCGACGTATCGCTGGAAAGCGGCAATTATCCGGTCAACGACGAAATCCTGAAGCTCGCGGCGCAGCGCTTGCTGCTCGAGAGCGGGGTGACACTGCTCTATCACAGCTGGTTCTCCGACTGCGTCACCGAGGGGGACCGCGTCACCCATGTCATCGTGCAGAACAAGGCGGGCCGCGTCGCATACGGCGCCAAGGTCTTCGTCGACTGCACGGGCGACGCCGACCTGGTGCGCGCCGCGGGTTTCCCGACGACCAAGGGCGACGTGCTGCAACCGGCGACGCTGTGGTTCCAGCTGGGCGGCGTCGACACCGATGCGCTCGATTATCTGTTCAGGGACGCGGTCGACGGGATGCTCCCCGTTTCCGACACGATCCGCGGCCGCCTGCTCGAGCTCAACGCCGAGGGCGACATCCCGATCTTCGGCGGACCGTGGATCAACAAATTCTTCCGCGACGGCATGGTCAGCATCAACCTGCTCCGCGAGGCGACCGATGCAAGCGACCCCGAGTGGTTCACGCGCACCGAGTGCAGCCTGCGCGAGAACCTCCAGCTCATCATCGAGATATTGCGGCGCGAGTTCCCGGAATTCCGCGACTGCTGGCTGGCGAAGTCGGGCATCCAGACCGGGGTGCGCGAATCCTATCACATCGTCGGTCTCTACGAACTCCAGAAGGACGACATCCTGACGCCGAAGGCCTTTCCCGACACGATTGCCAAGGGCGCCCACGTCATCGACATCCACGCCTCGGACAGCAACGAGCAGAATGATCTCGTCATCCCGCGGCAGGAATATAATGTCCCCTTCCGCTGCCTCGTGCCGCAGGGCAGCGTCAACCTCGTCACCGCGGGCCGATGCCTCAGCGCCGACGGCCCGGGGTTCGGGTCGGTCCGCGTGATGGCGACCTGCATGGCGATGGGCCAGGGCGCCGGCACCGCCGCGGCGCTGGCCAGTCGGCACGGCTACAGCATGTCCGCGATGGATTTCACGCATCTGCGCGAAACCCTTATCGCGCAGGGCGCGGTCGTCGACTTCGACAATGTCGTCAATCCCGGCGCGCCGATCGAGCTGACGACCTATCCGGCGGTGAAAGCGGCGGATTGCGTGGCGTGA
- a CDS encoding LacI family DNA-binding transcriptional regulator produces MTEGTNGRRPPTLQDLAAAVGLTANTISRALNDKPGVSATTRALIKAEAERLGYVPNVHARSLVLGSRKTIGVIVTNISNPFFADLVSEVELQAQQAGYTVLLLLSYESAERERDAISRALRSGLDGLIAAPVQERSDAWTPVIKAGIPLVLVSRELPELGVDFFSTDNEAGIRLTTDAVLAEGARDVVLLDEDMPFSTIRLRIEGFRRSLEQHGLSFDPRNHLALVPPARSFRVSQSWHADDAYRVASDLLDRGRRPDAFVVGDDYYALGLYRALRERGIEIPRDVLVMGWGNHPFTRFMEPPLSTLLLPFQDVASRATRRLLDRIEGRADGRVVTERIVPELVLRASSLR; encoded by the coding sequence ATGACGGAGGGAACCAACGGGCGTCGTCCGCCAACGCTGCAGGATCTGGCGGCCGCCGTCGGCCTGACGGCCAACACCATCTCGCGCGCGCTCAATGACAAGCCCGGGGTCAGCGCGACCACGCGGGCGCTGATCAAGGCCGAGGCGGAGCGTCTCGGTTATGTCCCGAACGTCCATGCGCGCTCGCTCGTGCTGGGGTCGCGCAAGACGATCGGCGTGATCGTCACCAACATCTCCAATCCCTTCTTCGCTGATCTGGTCAGCGAGGTCGAGCTGCAGGCGCAGCAGGCCGGCTACACCGTGCTGTTGCTGCTTTCGTACGAATCGGCCGAGCGCGAGCGCGATGCAATCAGCCGGGCCCTGCGCTCGGGGCTCGATGGCCTCATCGCGGCGCCGGTGCAGGAGCGATCCGACGCCTGGACGCCGGTGATCAAGGCGGGCATCCCACTCGTTCTGGTCAGTCGCGAGCTTCCCGAACTCGGTGTCGACTTCTTTTCGACCGATAATGAGGCGGGCATCCGGCTGACGACCGATGCGGTGCTGGCGGAGGGGGCGCGCGACGTCGTCCTCCTTGACGAAGACATGCCATTCTCGACCATCCGGCTCCGTATCGAGGGGTTTCGCCGCTCGCTCGAGCAGCACGGATTGTCCTTCGACCCGCGCAATCATCTCGCGCTCGTCCCGCCCGCCCGCTCGTTCCGCGTGTCGCAGTCGTGGCACGCCGACGACGCCTATCGCGTCGCCAGCGACCTGCTCGACCGCGGCCGCCGGCCCGATGCCTTCGTCGTCGGGGACGATTATTATGCGCTCGGCCTGTATCGCGCGCTGCGCGAGCGCGGGATCGAGATTCCCCGCGACGTGCTGGTGATGGGATGGGGCAATCATCCCTTCACCCGCTTCATGGAGCCGCCGCTGTCGACCTTGCTGCTGCCCTTCCAGGATGTCGCCAGTCGCGCGACGCGGCGGCTCCTCGATCGTATCGAGGGGCGCGCCGACGGCCGGGTCGTCACCGAGCGCATCGTTCCGGAACTCGTGCTGCGCGCGTCGAGCCTGCGGTGA
- a CDS encoding MFS transporter, translated as MTDAATTSPDTAPRKKLPLKVVLVLGLLMSLVVLNYFDRQTLSILKPIVKTELAFDDTAYSLLTFAFMLPYIVMYIASGRLIERFGTRICMAVFAIGWSVANIASGLSHSFSQLAASRALLGATEPGVFPIIQRAILNWVPVERRSLAISIVLPAGNLGAILAPPLVALLATGIGWRAAFIIPGVIGVAVGILWWFTDTGHASRTGSDAAGTEADAEVEAEEDSASVADLLRDRKYWAIIAARMISDPVWYFYLFWIPGYLQERVGLSLSELGLVGGIPYIVAMIACVALGRTVDRYAARGHDPIRVQLWLFAITAALMPLGGFITSASSAAMALLIITIVVAVCQAWFVGFNVLLAGLFPVKVNASAVGILGAVGASTSLLLNLLAGPILAQFDYVALFAGLALLHPVSAIIMIAVIGRGRPKRAAATAD; from the coding sequence ATGACCGACGCCGCAACCACCAGCCCCGACACCGCCCCCAGGAAGAAACTGCCACTGAAGGTGGTGCTCGTCCTCGGGCTGCTGATGAGCCTCGTCGTCCTCAACTATTTCGACCGGCAGACGCTTTCCATTCTCAAGCCGATCGTCAAGACCGAGCTGGCGTTCGACGACACGGCCTATTCGCTGCTGACCTTCGCCTTCATGCTTCCCTATATTGTGATGTACATCGCCAGCGGGCGGCTCATCGAACGCTTCGGCACCCGCATCTGCATGGCCGTTTTTGCGATCGGCTGGTCGGTCGCGAACATCGCCTCCGGCCTGTCGCACAGCTTTTCGCAGCTTGCGGCGTCGCGCGCGCTGCTCGGCGCGACCGAGCCCGGCGTCTTTCCGATCATCCAGCGCGCCATCCTCAACTGGGTCCCCGTCGAACGCCGCAGCCTGGCGATCAGCATCGTCCTGCCCGCCGGCAATCTCGGCGCCATCCTCGCGCCGCCGCTGGTCGCGTTGCTGGCGACCGGCATCGGCTGGCGCGCGGCTTTCATCATCCCGGGCGTGATCGGCGTCGCGGTCGGCATCCTGTGGTGGTTCACCGACACCGGGCACGCCTCGCGCACCGGGTCCGACGCGGCCGGCACCGAAGCTGACGCCGAAGTCGAGGCCGAAGAGGATTCGGCGTCGGTCGCCGACCTGCTCCGCGACCGGAAATATTGGGCGATCATCGCGGCGCGCATGATCAGCGACCCGGTCTGGTATTTCTACCTGTTCTGGATCCCCGGCTATCTGCAGGAACGCGTCGGCCTGTCGCTGTCCGAACTCGGCCTCGTCGGCGGCATTCCCTATATCGTCGCGATGATCGCCTGCGTCGCGCTGGGCCGCACCGTCGATCGCTATGCCGCGCGCGGCCACGATCCGATCCGTGTCCAGCTTTGGTTGTTCGCGATCACCGCCGCGCTCATGCCGCTGGGCGGCTTCATCACCTCGGCGTCCAGCGCCGCGATGGCGCTGCTGATCATCACGATCGTCGTCGCGGTCTGTCAGGCGTGGTTCGTCGGTTTCAACGTGCTCCTCGCGGGCCTGTTCCCGGTGAAGGTCAACGCATCGGCGGTCGGCATATTGGGCGCAGTCGGCGCGAGCACGTCGCTGCTCCTCAACCTGCTCGCCGGACCGATCCTCGCACAGTTCGACTATGTGGCGCTCTTCGCCGGACTGGCGCTGCTGCACCCCGTTTCGGCGATCATCATGATCGCGGTGATCGGACGCGGACGGCCGAAACGCGCAGCGGCGACTGCGGACTAA
- a CDS encoding alkaline phosphatase D family protein, producing MTARLFNRRTLLVAGGQAALLAGLAGAPVLAAPKFLEDPFSLGVASGDPTPDGFVIWTRLAPRPLEPHGGMPAELVELAWEVAEDDGFRRIVRAGTAFARPELAHAVHVEVFGLGSHRRYWYRFVVDGIRSDTGTVRTAPAAGAAVDRLRIAVAGCQQYERGLFTAWRHIGQEADLDFVYHYGDYIYEGKAAGSAAAGQVPIVRRHTGDEIYSLDDYRQRYALYKVDPDLRAAHAAAAFLPSFDDHEVENDWAGDLDSSRTPPEIFRLRRAAAMQAWYEHMPVRPSQFPQYGLPRAYRRLDFGRLLRVNLLDKRSYRSIRLCERPGDGNCVDRRDHPDTMLGEAQERWLGEGLDGGATWNMLGLGGLVMPFDRSAQKVPSNGFDNWTGYPDARERLLAMIRDRKLDNVVITGGDSHMFFIGHLPSRRDDLESAPAATELHATSISSTSSNGMPIGPDPRAATNPHMATIHDQRGYLLCDIDAKGWSASLRVVDQVLTPGGAISTLARYGIRPDRPGVSRL from the coding sequence ATGACGGCGCGCCTGTTCAATCGCCGCACCCTGCTCGTCGCGGGCGGGCAAGCTGCCTTGCTCGCCGGACTCGCCGGCGCACCGGTGCTCGCTGCCCCGAAATTCCTGGAGGACCCTTTCTCGCTGGGGGTCGCATCGGGGGATCCAACCCCCGACGGTTTCGTGATCTGGACCCGTCTCGCGCCCCGGCCGCTCGAACCGCACGGCGGCATGCCCGCCGAACTGGTCGAGCTCGCGTGGGAAGTGGCCGAAGACGACGGCTTTCGGCGAATCGTCCGCGCCGGTACCGCCTTCGCGCGGCCCGAACTGGCGCATGCGGTCCATGTCGAGGTCTTCGGTCTGGGCAGCCATCGGCGATACTGGTACCGCTTCGTCGTCGACGGGATCCGCAGCGATACCGGCACCGTCCGTACCGCGCCGGCGGCGGGCGCCGCGGTGGACCGGCTGCGCATCGCGGTTGCCGGCTGCCAGCAATATGAACGCGGCCTCTTCACCGCGTGGCGCCACATCGGGCAGGAAGCCGACCTCGATTTCGTCTATCACTATGGCGACTATATCTATGAGGGGAAAGCCGCGGGGAGCGCCGCGGCGGGACAGGTTCCCATCGTCCGCCGCCACACGGGTGACGAAATCTACAGCCTCGACGACTATCGCCAGCGCTACGCGCTCTACAAGGTCGACCCCGATCTCAGGGCCGCACACGCCGCCGCCGCCTTCCTGCCGTCGTTCGACGATCATGAGGTCGAAAACGACTGGGCGGGCGATCTGGACTCGAGCCGCACCCCGCCCGAGATTTTCCGGCTTCGCCGCGCCGCGGCGATGCAGGCCTGGTACGAGCATATGCCCGTCCGGCCGAGCCAGTTCCCGCAATATGGCCTGCCGCGCGCTTACCGCCGCCTCGACTTCGGCCGGCTGTTGCGCGTCAACCTCCTCGACAAGCGAAGCTATCGCAGCATCCGCCTGTGCGAACGGCCCGGCGACGGCAATTGCGTCGACCGGCGCGACCACCCCGATACGATGCTCGGCGAAGCGCAGGAGCGCTGGCTCGGCGAGGGACTCGACGGCGGCGCGACCTGGAACATGCTCGGGCTCGGCGGCCTTGTCATGCCGTTCGACCGGTCGGCGCAGAAGGTCCCGTCGAACGGCTTCGACAATTGGACCGGCTATCCCGACGCGCGCGAACGGCTTTTGGCGATGATCCGCGATCGCAAGCTCGACAACGTCGTGATCACCGGCGGCGACAGTCACATGTTCTTCATCGGCCATCTGCCGTCGCGGCGCGACGACCTTGAAAGCGCGCCGGCGGCGACCGAACTCCACGCGACCTCGATCAGTTCGACGAGCAGCAACGGCATGCCGATCGGACCCGATCCGCGGGCGGCGACCAATCCGCACATGGCGACGATCCACGACCAGCGGGGCTATCTGCTGTGCGATATCGACGCGAAGGGCTGGTCGGCCAGCCTGCGCGTCGTCGATCAGGTGCTCACCCCGGGCGGTGCGATCAGCACGCTTGCGCGCTACGGCATCCGGCCCGACCGGCCGGGTGTGTCGAGGCTTTGA